Genomic segment of Amphibacillus xylanus NBRC 15112:
GGGTGGTCAAACACCTTTATTCCAAAGACTACCGAAACGTGGGTTTACGAATATCAACCGTAAAGAATTTGCTATTGTCAATTTATCAACATTAAACAGATTTGAAGAAGGTACAGAAGTAACACCTGAGCTTTTACTTGAAACTGGCGTTGTAAGTAAAGTAAAAGCTGGCATTAAAGTTCTTGGAAATGGTACGATTGAAAAGAAACTTACTGTAAAAGCTCACAAATTCTCTACTTCAGCTCAAGAAGCGATAGAGAAAGCGGGCGGTAAAACCGAGGTGATCTAATGTTCCAGACAATCTCCAATTTTTTTCGTGTGAAGGAAATTAGAAGTAAGATTATCTTCACACTACTTATGCTAATTGTTTTCCGGATAGGTACATTTATACCTGTTCCATTTACAGATCGAACAGCAATAAAGTTTATGAACGACCAACAGAATGTGTTTGGATTCCTTAACACATTTGGTGGTGGTGCATTGAAGAACTTCTCCATTCTAGCGATGGGAATTATGCCGTATATTACTGCTTCAATCATTATGCAGTTATTACAAATGGATATTGTTCCTAAGTTTACAGAGTGGAAGAATCAAGGTGAGATGGGTAGACGTAAGTTAGCGCAAGTAACACGCTACGCGACCATCGTGCTAGCATTCATTCAGGCTATTGCAATGGCAATCGGTTTTAATGCGATGACAGGCGGCGGATTAATCACTGACCCTAGTGCAGCAAAGTTTATTATTATTGCTATCGTATTAACAGCGGGAACTGCCTTTTTGATGTGGCTCGGTGAACAAATTACAGCACATGGAGTAGGAAATGGAATTTCAATTATTATCTTTGCAGGTATTGTAGCTGCAGTTCCTAATACAATGAACCAATTATTTGTGCAATACTTCGGAGCTCACGTAGGTGATGGGCTATTCCTAAACGTTGTTATTGTTTCATTAATTGCTTTAGTTGTTTTAGGTGTAACAGTTGGAGTTATATTCATCCAACAAGCAACCCGCAAAATTCCTATTCAATACGCTAAACGTATGGTGAATCGTTCAATGGTTGGTGGACAATCAACACACCTTCCACTGAAAGTTAATACTGCTGGTGTTATTCCAGTTATCTTCTCTGTGTCATTTATCATGGCACCACGGACTATTGCAGGTTTCTTTGATGGAAATTTCGCAAATACAATTGAAACTATTTTTGATCATACACAACCAATTGGTATGATTATCTATGTCGTTTTAATTATTGCATTTTCTTATTTCTATACATTTGTACAGTCAAACCCTGAACAAATGGCAGATAACTTAAAGAAACAAGGCGGATATATTCCGGGGATTAGACCTGGTAAGAGAACAGAAAGATATTTAACAGTTGTATTGTATCGCTTAACTTTTGTAGGTGCACTATTCTTGGCTGCAGTTGCTGTATTACCAATTTTCCTTGGTAGAGTTGCTAACTTACCACAATCAATTCAAATTGGTGGAACTAGCATACTTATCGTCGTAGGGGTTGCTCTCCAAACGATGAAACAATTAGAAAGTCAACTAGTCAAGCGTCACTATAAAGGATTTATTAAATAAACCAGTAAACCAGTTATGATTTACTGAACAATTTAAAAAGCGAGGGGAATTGCAGTGAACTTAATATTAATGGGCCTTCCAGGTGCTGGTAAAGGAACGCAAGCAGAAAAGATAATAGAAAAATACCAAATTCCTCATATTTCTACTGGAGATATGTTTAGATCAGCAATTAAAGAAGGAACAGACCTTGGAAAAAAAGCAAAGTCATTTATGGATAAAGGTGAGCTTGTTCCTGATGAAGTCACAGTCGGAATAGTTCGAGAGAGATTAGGTAAAGATGATTGTAAAAATGGCTACCTATTAGATGGATTCCCAAGAACGCTTAAACAAGCAGAGGCTTTGGAAGATCTATTAGCTGAGTTAAATGCGCCAATCGATTATGTTGTTCATATCGATGTTCCAAAGGAGAAATTACTTGATCGACTTACAGGTCGTCGTGTTTGTCCAACTTGTGGTGCTACTTATCACGTCATCTTTAACCCACCAAAGGTTGCTGAAACTTGTGACCATGATGGTGCAACACTTAATCAACGAGAAGATGATCAACCGGAAACAGTTGCTAATCGAATCGAAGTTAATCTGGAACAGACACAACCATTGTTAGATTTTTATCACGAAAAGGGTAACCTTGTTACGATAAATGGTGACCAAGATATAAATGATGTGTTTGAAGATGTAGACAAAAAGCTTCAAACGTTAAGATAAATGTTATTAGTGCATTAGATGATTTGATGTGAATAAACGTCAGTCATTGTACTAACGATATAGCACGTTTATTGTATGATGTCTAATGTAACTATCTTAACCATTTGTTGTTAATTGATTACAGTAGACTCATATGGTAAAATTAAACTTTATCATAACTTGTCATCAAATAATTAACTTTGATGGCATAAATGGGTAACAAGAGTTTAAATGAAGGTGTCATGTTTGAATGATACGGAGTCGCGTCCGATAACAAGTCAAGGTTTGATGATTTTACAAGGACGAGAAGCAATTCAGTTAGCTTTTAGCAGCCGGCAAGAAGATAAAAGCGGTGAGTTGCTTTTAGACGGAGAAAAACGGAAGTATGATCGACCAAAGAAGCAACATTTCAATCATATGATTCCATCACACTTCATTTCTCCCAAGGTTCAAATAGCCTTCTAGGAACTGGTCGCGTTACAAACGGTAAGCTACGTACGCTATATCGAGGTTTGTCTAATTAAGTGACTGATTTAAAGAAGGGAGATCAACTTGATGGTGAAAGAAGAAGCAATTGAGGTAGAAGGTACTGTTATTGACACATTACCTAATGCCATGTTTAAAGTGGAATTAGAGAATGGTCATACCGTACTCGCTCATGTTTCAGGTAAGATTCGTATGCACTTCATTCGTATTTTACCAGGAGACAAGGTGACGGTTGAACTTTCTCCATATGATTTAACTAAAGGACGTATTACGTACCGTTATAAATAATTAACTCCGATAATAGAGGAGGTATAGAAGATGAAAGTAAGACCATCTGTTAAACCAATATGCGAAAAATGTAAAGTTATTCGTCGTAAAGGGAAAGTAATGGTAATTTGCGAGAATCCAAAGCATAAACAAAAGCAAGGCTAAACAATAAGGAGGTGCACGATCTATATGGCACGTATTGCAGGAGTGGATATTCCACGTGAAAAACGCATCGTAATTTCATTAACATATATTTATGGTATTGGAAATTCAACAGCGGAAAAGATTTTAGAAAAAGCAAATGTATCTGCAGATACTCGAGTTCGTGATTTAACTGAAGATGAATTAGGCCGTATTCGTACTATCGTAAATGAGTACACAACTGAAGGTGATCTTCGTCGTGAAGTTTCTCTAAACATCAAACGATTAGTAGAAATCGGTTCATATCGTGGCTTACGTCACCGTCGTGGCTTACCAGTTCGTGGTCAAAATACTAAGAACAACGCACGCACACGTAAAGGCCGTGGCCGAGCGGTATCTAACAAGAAGTAATTAACAAAGGAGGTAAACCAATCTAATGGCTCAGAAAAGAAATACACGTAAAAAACGTGTGAAAAAGACTGTAGAATCAGGTATTGCACACATTCACTCAACATTTAACAATACAATTGTTACAATTACTGATACTCAAGGTAATGCTGTAAGCTGGAGTAGTGCAGGAGCGCTAGGTTTCAAAGGTTCAAGAAAATCTACACCTTTTGCAGCTCAAATGGCTTCTGAAACAGCAGCTAAAGCTGCACAAGATTTTGGCATGAAAACATTAGAAGTAACAGTTAAAGGTCCTGGTGCAGGTCGTGAGGCTGCAATTCGTTCACTTCAAGCAGTAGGATTAGAAGTTACTGCCATTGTTGATGCAACACCAGTTCCTCACAATGGTTGCCGCCCACCAAAACGTCGCCGTGTATAATTTTATCCGTATAGAATTTGTCAGCATGTCTATAATGGATTATGATCGTTAAAAGTAGTACGTTATACAATGTCTAGCTTTAACAGTCTCAACCAGATCGGAACTGACAGACAAAAAATATACGAATAGAAGATAGTGCAGAAACAACACTGCCTACTAAAGAAATGTTGGATAGACTATCATTAGTCTAACCTCACTTTCGACGTTCAAAGGAGGGTTTTTATAAATGATCGAAATTGAAAAGCCGAAAATTGAAACTGTACACATCAATGATGACTCTACGTTTGGAAAGTTTGTCGTAGAACCGCTTGAGCGTGGATATGGTACGACTCTTGGAAATTCCCTGCGTCGTATTCTTCTGTCCTCCTTACCAGGTGCTGCGATAACATCTGTACAGATTGACGGAGTCCTACATGAGTTTTCAACAATTGATGGTGTAGTTGAAGATGTTACAACTATTATTCTTAATCTTAAGAAACTAGCGTTAAACATTTATTCAGAAGATGTTAAAACGCTAGAAATTGATGTGCAAGGTGAAGGTGTGGTAACAGCTGCTGACATCACTTATGATAGTGACGTTGAGATTCTGAATCCAGATCTTCACATTGCAACATTAGCATCTAACGGGGCACTTCGCATGAAAATGACTGCAGAGGTTGGTCGTGGTTATCGTCCAGCTGAGCTTAATAATCATGACGATTTACCGATTGGTGTGATCCCAGTTGACTCGATTTTTACTCCAGTCTCACGTGCAACGTTCCAAGTTGAAAATACACGTGTTGGTCAAATCACTAACTTTGATAAATTAACATTAGATGTGTGGACTGACGGAAGCATTCGCCCAGAAGAAGCAGTTTCTTTAGGTGCGAAGATTCTGACAGAGCACTTAAATCTATTTGTAGGTTTAACTGATGAAGCACAACATGCTGAAATCATGATCGAAAAAGAAGAAGACCAAAAAGAAAAAGTACTAGAGATGACAATCGAAGAGTTAGATTTATCTGTACGTTCATATAACTGTTTGAAGCGCGCGGGAATTAACACCGTACAAGAGCTTACAACAAAAACAGAAGATGATATGATGAAAGTTCGTAACTTAGGACGTAAATCACTTGAAGAAGTGAAGAACAAATTAGCTGAATTAGACTTAAGCTTACGAACTGAAGATTAGTCATCTTAATCGAGACAGAATCCGAAGAAGGAGGGGTAGTCGATGGCTAGAAAATTAGGAAGAACAACTGATGCTCGACTAGCATTACTAAGAAATCTTGCGTCAGATTTAATTATTCATGAGCGCATTGAAACGACAGAAGCTAAAGCTAAAGAATTACGCTCTGTAGTTGAGAAAATGATTACATTAGGTAAACGCGGAGACCTTCATGCTCGTCGCCAAGCAGCTTCATTCTTATACAGAAAAGAAGCAAACGAAACTGAAGATGTCATTCAAAAATTATTTAATGATATCGCTACACGCTATGAAGACCGTCAAGGTGGTTACACACGTGTCTTAAAGCTTGGCCCACGCAAGGGTGATGGTGCGAAAATGGCGATCATTGAGTTAGTTTAAACTTCATATGATAAATGAAGGGCAGGATAAGGTCTCTACTAGAGATAAATCCAAGCCCTTTTTTTGTATCGTATATTTTTTATGATATCTATCCCGTTTCTGTTGAATTAATAACCTTGCAATATTTGCCTCAGTAGAAGATAATAGGGAACATGGA
This window contains:
- the rplO gene encoding 50S ribosomal protein L15; translated protein: MKLHELKPSQKRKQRNRVGRGMSSGNGKTSGRGHKGQSARSGGGVRLGFEGGQTPLFQRLPKRGFTNINRKEFAIVNLSTLNRFEEGTEVTPELLLETGVVSKVKAGIKVLGNGTIEKKLTVKAHKFSTSAQEAIEKAGGKTEVI
- the secY gene encoding preprotein translocase subunit SecY, which produces MFQTISNFFRVKEIRSKIIFTLLMLIVFRIGTFIPVPFTDRTAIKFMNDQQNVFGFLNTFGGGALKNFSILAMGIMPYITASIIMQLLQMDIVPKFTEWKNQGEMGRRKLAQVTRYATIVLAFIQAIAMAIGFNAMTGGGLITDPSAAKFIIIAIVLTAGTAFLMWLGEQITAHGVGNGISIIIFAGIVAAVPNTMNQLFVQYFGAHVGDGLFLNVVIVSLIALVVLGVTVGVIFIQQATRKIPIQYAKRMVNRSMVGGQSTHLPLKVNTAGVIPVIFSVSFIMAPRTIAGFFDGNFANTIETIFDHTQPIGMIIYVVLIIAFSYFYTFVQSNPEQMADNLKKQGGYIPGIRPGKRTERYLTVVLYRLTFVGALFLAAVAVLPIFLGRVANLPQSIQIGGTSILIVVGVALQTMKQLESQLVKRHYKGFIK
- a CDS encoding adenylate kinase; amino-acid sequence: MNLILMGLPGAGKGTQAEKIIEKYQIPHISTGDMFRSAIKEGTDLGKKAKSFMDKGELVPDEVTVGIVRERLGKDDCKNGYLLDGFPRTLKQAEALEDLLAELNAPIDYVVHIDVPKEKLLDRLTGRRVCPTCGATYHVIFNPPKVAETCDHDGATLNQREDDQPETVANRIEVNLEQTQPLLDFYHEKGNLVTINGDQDINDVFEDVDKKLQTLR
- the infA gene encoding translation initiation factor IF-1; its protein translation is MVKEEAIEVEGTVIDTLPNAMFKVELENGHTVLAHVSGKIRMHFIRILPGDKVTVELSPYDLTKGRITYRYK
- the rpmJ gene encoding 50S ribosomal protein L36, with translation MKVRPSVKPICEKCKVIRRKGKVMVICENPKHKQKQG
- the rpsM gene encoding 30S ribosomal protein S13; its protein translation is MARIAGVDIPREKRIVISLTYIYGIGNSTAEKILEKANVSADTRVRDLTEDELGRIRTIVNEYTTEGDLRREVSLNIKRLVEIGSYRGLRHRRGLPVRGQNTKNNARTRKGRGRAVSNKK
- the rpsK gene encoding 30S ribosomal protein S11, whose translation is MAQKRNTRKKRVKKTVESGIAHIHSTFNNTIVTITDTQGNAVSWSSAGALGFKGSRKSTPFAAQMASETAAKAAQDFGMKTLEVTVKGPGAGREAAIRSLQAVGLEVTAIVDATPVPHNGCRPPKRRRV
- a CDS encoding DNA-directed RNA polymerase subunit alpha; translation: MIEIEKPKIETVHINDDSTFGKFVVEPLERGYGTTLGNSLRRILLSSLPGAAITSVQIDGVLHEFSTIDGVVEDVTTIILNLKKLALNIYSEDVKTLEIDVQGEGVVTAADITYDSDVEILNPDLHIATLASNGALRMKMTAEVGRGYRPAELNNHDDLPIGVIPVDSIFTPVSRATFQVENTRVGQITNFDKLTLDVWTDGSIRPEEAVSLGAKILTEHLNLFVGLTDEAQHAEIMIEKEEDQKEKVLEMTIEELDLSVRSYNCLKRAGINTVQELTTKTEDDMMKVRNLGRKSLEEVKNKLAELDLSLRTED
- the rplQ gene encoding 50S ribosomal protein L17 — encoded protein: MARKLGRTTDARLALLRNLASDLIIHERIETTEAKAKELRSVVEKMITLGKRGDLHARRQAASFLYRKEANETEDVIQKLFNDIATRYEDRQGGYTRVLKLGPRKGDGAKMAIIELV